The nucleotide window CGGCAATCTCCGTTTATCTTTTAGGCTCTCTCGGTCGCGGTGGATTGACCCCCCTCAATTTAACCATCGCAGGGGCAGCATTCACCGCCTTTCTCGCCTCCCTCACCCAGGGTATTTTAATCGTCAACCAACGCACCTTTGATGACATTCGTTTCTGGCTAGCGGGTTCTCTCGCCGGACGGGACTTAACTCTTTTGCTCCAAGTACTGCCCTATCTCTGCGTTGGATTTCTGCTGGCGTTTGCGTTAGGAAAACCCCTTGCCACCTTGAGTTTGGGTGAAGATGTGGCGAAGGGATTGGGGCAATCTGTTGTTTGGGTGAAGGGTCTGGCAGCCTTGAGTATCGTTCTCCTCGCCGGATCGAGCGTCGCGATCGCGGGGCCCATTGGATTTATCGGTTTAATCGTTCCCCACATCGTTCGTTTTGGGGTCGGTTCCGATTATCGCTGGATTTTGCCCTACGCGGCGATCGCGGGCGGAATTTTGCTCCTTTTGGCGGATTTGGGGTCGCGTTTAGTGCTGCGACCAAGCGAGCTTCCTGTTGGGTTTATTACTCCCTTGTTGGGCGCGCCGTTCTTTATTTATTTAGCGCGATCGAGGATTCGTTGAAGATGGCAGAAAGCAGATGGCAGAGGGCAGACGGGAGGTTTCAAAGGGTCTTACTGATTTTGGGGGCAGTAGTTCTCGTAGCGATGATTACGAGTGTCAGTTATGGGGAGTACGCGATCGCGCCCTTGGATGTTATCAAAACCCTACTTGGCATCGAAACGGCAAATCCCGGCGATGCTTTTGCCATTCGGACCCTGCGATTGCCCCGAACCCTAGTTGCTTTTTTGGCTGGAGTGGGACTGGCAATGGCAGGAACCCTCACCCAAGGGATTACCCGCAATCCCCTCGCCGCCCCCAGCATTATCGGCGTGAATGCAGGCGCATCTCTCGCAGCCGTGACGGTACTGGTTCTCCTGCCTAACGTCCCCTTTTCCGTCTTACCCTTTGCTGCTTTTGGCGGGGCGCTAGGGGTTTCTCTGCTCATATACCTCTTTGCTTGGCAGGGCGGCAGTTCTCCTCTGCGCTTGGTTCTCGTCGGCGTGGGATTCAGCCTAATTGGGGGCGCTTTTACCAGCGTTATTGTCACCCTCGGTGAGATTAACCTTGCCAGTCAAGCCTTAGTCTGGTTAGCGGGTAGCGTTTACGGGCGAACCTGGGAACAGGTTATCGCGCTATTTCCCTGGATTGCTATCTGCGGCGTTTTAGCGCTCTGTTGGGTGCGGGAGTTAAACGTTTTGCACCTTGGCGACGATACCGCACGGGGTTTGGGAAGTTTGGTTGAAGGACAGCGAGGATTTTTGTTGCTACTCGCCGTCGCCCTAGCGGGTGCATCGGTGGCAACTGCTGGAACCATTGGTTTTGTGGGCTTAATGGCTCCGCACCTCTCGCGGCAACTTGTTGGTTCGACTTACCAAGCCATCTTGCCGACTGCGGCTTTGATGGGAGGGGCAATTGTTGTCTTAGCCGATTTGATCGGGCGGTTGCTCTTTGCTCCCATTGAATTACCCTGTGGGATTATTACTGCCATTATTGGCGCGCCCTACTTCCTTTATCTTTTAATCCGCGATCGCGAACGATAATATTGATGAACCCTTCTAAAGCCTCCCTCCACCATCTAGAAACCCGCCAACTCACCCTGTCCTATGGCAGCACTCCGGTTATTTTAGATTTGAATTTAGCCATTCCGCCGGGGAAAATTACCGTTCTTGTGGGAGCCAACGGCTGCGGAAAATCGACGCTATTACGAGGCTTGGCGCGACTGCTTAAACCGCGTAGCGGTGCGGTTTATCTCGATGGAACCGCCATTTTTAAACTACCCACAAAAACCGTCGCCCAGCAATTGGGAATCCTCCCCCAACATCCCACCGCACCAGAAGGGTTAACCGTGCGCGAATTGGTGGTTCAGGGGCGCTATCCCTATCAGAATTGGTGGGGCGCGCGATCGCGCGAAGATGAAATTGCCATTGAAAACGC belongs to Lusitaniella coriacea LEGE 07157 and includes:
- a CDS encoding FecCD family ABC transporter permease, with translation MTRQSVQTSRGDGTRSRPSLWMGLGIGAIALLLCLVASTIYGATDISLREVYEALTAFDGSTEHLIIQTIRLPRSFIALLVGSALAVAGALMQGLTRNPLASPGILGINAGAAFAIVTATFLFSDRALSFYVWFAFLGAGLTAISVYLLGSLGRGGLTPLNLTIAGAAFTAFLASLTQGILIVNQRTFDDIRFWLAGSLAGRDLTLLLQVLPYLCVGFLLAFALGKPLATLSLGEDVAKGLGQSVVWVKGLAALSIVLLAGSSVAIAGPIGFIGLIVPHIVRFGVGSDYRWILPYAAIAGGILLLLADLGSRLVLRPSELPVGFITPLLGAPFFIYLARSRIR
- a CDS encoding FecCD family ABC transporter permease, which produces MAESRWQRADGRFQRVLLILGAVVLVAMITSVSYGEYAIAPLDVIKTLLGIETANPGDAFAIRTLRLPRTLVAFLAGVGLAMAGTLTQGITRNPLAAPSIIGVNAGASLAAVTVLVLLPNVPFSVLPFAAFGGALGVSLLIYLFAWQGGSSPLRLVLVGVGFSLIGGAFTSVIVTLGEINLASQALVWLAGSVYGRTWEQVIALFPWIAICGVLALCWVRELNVLHLGDDTARGLGSLVEGQRGFLLLLAVALAGASVATAGTIGFVGLMAPHLSRQLVGSTYQAILPTAALMGGAIVVLADLIGRLLFAPIELPCGIITAIIGAPYFLYLLIRDRER